In Labilithrix sp., a genomic segment contains:
- a CDS encoding TerB family tellurite resistance protein — protein MGFEVRIDCQSCRVAVEGSSIETWDDEVLLSTRCHVCGDGAPPATREEMRAALDAWGRAEGLRHAGELVEAYFVLPDVEGVLDAFERGERIETTFDVADYLFSGGGAGGTGGEPAVMREEEEKPPSTVRLPQPMSIRKYGTARDELYAIAAIAAADGEASADDLAMLQRAADKRGIPPLTADEIHVRRPTEIDPPPTLNDRERVLEEMFQMAWSDGQMDESEMRVIRGFSRAWGIDPERLREWTELYSFGDSGRFERWFRRIGLFLFPAR, from the coding sequence ATGGGATTCGAGGTCCGTATCGACTGCCAGAGCTGCCGCGTGGCGGTGGAAGGATCGTCGATCGAGACCTGGGACGACGAGGTCCTCCTCTCGACGCGGTGCCACGTGTGCGGTGACGGCGCACCGCCGGCGACGCGCGAAGAGATGCGGGCGGCGCTCGACGCGTGGGGACGCGCGGAGGGGCTCCGTCACGCGGGCGAGCTCGTCGAGGCGTATTTCGTGCTCCCGGACGTCGAGGGCGTCCTCGACGCGTTCGAGCGGGGCGAGCGGATCGAGACGACCTTCGACGTCGCGGACTACCTCTTCTCCGGCGGCGGCGCGGGCGGGACCGGGGGCGAGCCGGCGGTGATGCGGGAAGAAGAGGAGAAGCCGCCGAGCACGGTGCGCCTCCCGCAGCCGATGTCGATCCGCAAGTACGGCACCGCGCGCGACGAGCTCTACGCGATCGCGGCGATCGCGGCGGCGGACGGCGAGGCGAGCGCGGACGACCTCGCGATGCTGCAGCGCGCGGCGGACAAGCGCGGGATCCCGCCCCTCACCGCGGACGAGATCCACGTGCGGCGGCCGACCGAGATCGACCCGCCGCCGACGTTGAACGATCGCGAGCGCGTGCTCGAAGAGATGTTCCAGATGGCGTGGTCCGACGGCCAGATGGACGAGAGCGAGATGCGCGTCATCCGCGGCTTCTCGCGGGCGTGGGGGATCGATCCCGAGCGCCTCCGCGAATGGACCGAGCTTTATTCCTTCGGCGACTCTGGGCGGTTCGAGCGCTGGTTCCGGCGCATCGGCCTCTTCCTCTTTCCGGCAAGGTGA
- a CDS encoding aminotransferase class IV, translated as MAITAPKLWLDGALVDASSAGVPLMGHAAQRGSLVFDVGAFHATARGPALFRPRDHARRFLRSTRIVGLEASVTEEELVDAAVEVVATNGATEGLVRWSAFFAAAESDLIPRSSAARVAVAAQLLQDPPRSAPLSVATFEDARKAGPSALPPDAKAAAAYLGPMLARRRAIAAGADEVVLLDDEGFIAEGPIANAFCVIGGTLWTPPLGRILPGITRDTVLTLARAEGIPVREEPLARAAFVSADEAFLSGTSLPLAPIGVIDGRALPAPGPVTARLLELTLAARRGARDEWSVYIRDRQNAIASSR; from the coding sequence ATGGCGATCACCGCGCCGAAGCTCTGGCTCGACGGAGCGCTCGTCGACGCGAGCTCGGCGGGGGTCCCGCTCATGGGCCACGCGGCGCAGCGCGGCTCGCTCGTCTTCGACGTCGGCGCGTTCCACGCGACCGCACGTGGGCCGGCGCTGTTCCGTCCTCGGGATCACGCGCGCCGCTTCCTCCGCTCGACGCGCATCGTCGGCCTCGAGGCGAGCGTGACCGAAGAGGAGCTCGTCGACGCGGCGGTGGAGGTCGTCGCGACGAACGGCGCGACCGAAGGTCTCGTGCGCTGGAGCGCGTTCTTCGCCGCGGCGGAGTCCGATCTGATCCCGCGCTCGTCGGCCGCGCGCGTCGCCGTCGCGGCGCAGCTCCTCCAGGATCCCCCGCGGAGCGCGCCGCTCTCCGTCGCCACGTTCGAGGACGCGCGCAAGGCGGGGCCGAGCGCGCTGCCGCCCGACGCGAAGGCTGCCGCGGCGTACCTCGGCCCGATGCTCGCGCGCCGCCGCGCGATCGCGGCCGGCGCCGACGAGGTGGTCCTCCTCGACGACGAGGGCTTCATCGCGGAGGGCCCGATCGCGAACGCGTTCTGCGTCATCGGCGGGACGCTGTGGACACCGCCGCTCGGCCGCATCCTCCCCGGCATCACGCGCGACACCGTGCTCACCCTCGCGCGCGCGGAGGGGATCCCTGTCCGCGAGGAGCCGCTCGCGCGCGCGGCGTTCGTGAGCGCGGACGAGGCGTTCCTCAGCGGCACGTCGCTCCCGCTCGCGCCGATCGGCGTCATCGACGGACGCGCGCTGCCGGCGCCGGGTCCCGTCACCGCGCGCCTCCTCGAGCTCACGCTCGCGGCGCGACGCGGCGCACGCGACGAGTGGAGCGTCTACATCCGCGATCGCCAGAACGCGATCGCCTCGTCGAGGTAG
- a CDS encoding HAMP domain-containing protein, which yields MAATRHTYLIDPRFQLKWTGYLVVVVVLVMAVLGFVIARVAGRASDTASIAVHQAEKAYEESKSNNILTRRTLELAGGDNPALQAVMNESLNDVDIQSEKNLADVRRRQEDIARDRRNMQLLLGGSGVALVALLLLMGIVITHRIVGPVHKMKRLLRRVSTGRLVIEDRLRRGDELEDLFDTFLQMTYSLRAQQLARIKTLDGTLRRAEASGAPEEVVDGMRALRAQLVLGLEPRRPSMRPPAPSSLR from the coding sequence ATGGCTGCCACTCGGCACACCTACCTCATCGATCCGCGGTTCCAGCTCAAATGGACCGGCTACCTCGTGGTGGTCGTCGTCCTCGTGATGGCGGTCCTCGGGTTCGTGATCGCGCGCGTCGCCGGTCGTGCGTCGGACACCGCGAGCATCGCGGTGCACCAAGCGGAGAAGGCGTACGAGGAGTCGAAGTCGAACAACATCCTCACGCGGCGGACGCTGGAGCTCGCGGGCGGCGACAACCCCGCGCTCCAGGCGGTGATGAACGAGTCGCTCAACGACGTCGACATCCAGTCGGAGAAGAACCTCGCCGACGTGCGGCGCCGGCAGGAAGACATCGCACGCGACCGCCGCAACATGCAGCTCCTGCTCGGCGGATCGGGCGTCGCGCTCGTCGCGCTGCTCCTCCTCATGGGCATCGTCATCACGCACCGCATCGTCGGGCCGGTGCACAAGATGAAGCGGCTCCTCCGCCGCGTGAGCACGGGCCGCCTCGTCATCGAGGACCGCCTCCGCCGCGGCGACGAGCTCGAGGACCTCTTCGACACGTTCCTCCAGATGACGTACTCGCTCCGCGCGCAGCAGCTCGCGCGCATCAAGACGCTCGACGGAACCCTCCGCCGCGCCGAGGCGAGCGGCGCGCCGGAGGAGGTCGTCGACGGGATGCGCGCGCTCCGCGCCCAGCTCGTCCTCGGGCTCGAGCCACGCCGTCCCTCCATGCGTCCTCCCGCGCCGTCCTCCCTCCGATGA
- a CDS encoding DUF4129 domain-containing protein, producing MSAKATLRRTWPVLLSYAVFSMWGVACFMCALVLGTGGFGLQPGAWGILAGILGAVAIGHLAGNALGLAGFRLVPITAIFFLLLIGGTWLGIALGPVVLFLWIAVIAAYGGYLGIASRLDVVASWYPLMFCVGGAIVWMNTHGAVKTFDGGSKHMVWDAFTIICLAGGVFWMLVFLATRNALGLTVWQEVARPRAAEQPDVAVARPGRGSILVLMGFTLAVLGATALVSPYLFRTKEPDCKEEDGKVCYKGDSGGQGQGEGEGESDGKDLKGAKAKGKGKSVSKGSGSGSGGKGRGRGQGGKGEGADGDPMGEPDTDGASEAAAEAAKLGLNILLWLLVTAAILLFLYLVVLPPIRRAFLLKHLEKPLWPVAPTARVMNHWRRALAILAVAGIEPSAGETATDFAARAEKELKDTLGCDAPGLADAATIVEKIAFAGRGLGTADEQAVRDAVATFIGAVRPHLKLKSRLAAAWGRAPEVEA from the coding sequence ATGAGCGCGAAGGCGACGCTGCGCCGGACCTGGCCGGTGCTCCTCTCGTACGCGGTCTTCTCGATGTGGGGCGTCGCGTGTTTCATGTGCGCCCTCGTCCTCGGCACCGGCGGCTTCGGGCTCCAGCCGGGCGCGTGGGGGATCCTCGCGGGCATCCTCGGCGCGGTCGCGATTGGCCACTTGGCCGGCAACGCGCTCGGCCTCGCGGGGTTCCGCCTCGTCCCGATCACCGCCATCTTCTTCCTCTTGCTGATCGGCGGCACCTGGCTCGGGATCGCGCTCGGCCCGGTCGTGCTGTTCCTCTGGATAGCGGTGATTGCCGCTTACGGCGGCTATTTGGGAATCGCGAGCCGCCTCGACGTCGTCGCCTCCTGGTATCCGCTGATGTTCTGCGTCGGCGGCGCGATCGTGTGGATGAACACGCACGGCGCGGTGAAGACCTTCGACGGCGGCTCGAAGCACATGGTGTGGGACGCATTCACGATCATCTGCCTCGCGGGCGGGGTGTTCTGGATGCTCGTCTTCCTCGCGACGCGCAACGCGCTCGGGCTCACGGTCTGGCAGGAGGTCGCGCGCCCGCGCGCGGCGGAGCAGCCGGACGTCGCGGTCGCGCGCCCGGGCCGCGGCAGCATCCTCGTGCTCATGGGCTTCACCCTCGCCGTCCTCGGCGCGACGGCGCTCGTCTCGCCGTACCTCTTCCGGACGAAGGAGCCGGACTGCAAAGAGGAGGACGGGAAGGTCTGTTACAAGGGCGACAGCGGTGGTCAGGGGCAGGGCGAGGGGGAGGGGGAGAGCGACGGCAAGGACCTCAAGGGCGCGAAGGCGAAGGGCAAGGGGAAGTCCGTCTCGAAGGGGAGCGGCAGCGGCTCGGGCGGCAAGGGCAGGGGCAGAGGCCAGGGCGGCAAGGGCGAGGGCGCGGACGGCGATCCGATGGGCGAGCCCGACACGGACGGAGCCTCCGAGGCCGCCGCGGAGGCGGCGAAGCTGGGGCTGAACATCCTGCTCTGGCTCCTCGTCACCGCGGCGATCCTCTTGTTCCTCTACCTCGTCGTGCTCCCTCCCATCCGGCGCGCGTTCCTCCTCAAGCACCTCGAGAAGCCGCTCTGGCCCGTCGCCCCGACCGCGCGCGTGATGAACCACTGGCGCCGCGCGCTCGCGATCCTCGCGGTCGCGGGCATCGAGCCCAGCGCCGGCGAGACGGCGACGGACTTCGCCGCGCGCGCGGAGAAGGAGCTGAAGGACACCCTCGGCTGCGACGCCCCAGGCCTCGCCGACGCGGCGACGATCGTCGAGAAGATCGCGTTCGCCGGCCGCGGCCTCGGCACCGCCGACGAACAAGCGGTCCGCGACGCTGTCGCCACCTTCATCGGCGCGGTGCGCCCGCACCTGAAGCTGAAGAGCCGCCTCGCCGCCGCCTGGGGGCGAGCGCCCGAGGTCGAGGCGTAG
- a CDS encoding RNA-binding protein — translation MTNENRIYVGNLSDEATASELRRRFEECGDVADVELAVDRGSGKKRGFAFVTMSSAAGARRAIEQLDGAMFEERPLRVLESTDEEKRRDGNGRGKREVARRARVVFQHRDSTSMQYEVECGVESLTFRMVPTESTGSGESWRIEAASKGQPDRVVAATARSRRAAFDEVERSWGGPTLDWRAIDEALASVRAI, via the coding sequence ATGACGAACGAGAATCGCATCTACGTGGGCAACCTGTCCGACGAGGCGACCGCGAGCGAGCTGCGACGCCGGTTCGAGGAGTGCGGCGACGTCGCCGACGTCGAGCTGGCGGTCGATCGCGGGAGCGGTAAAAAGCGCGGGTTCGCCTTCGTGACGATGAGCTCGGCGGCCGGGGCGCGACGCGCGATCGAGCAGCTCGACGGGGCGATGTTCGAGGAGCGCCCGCTCCGGGTCCTCGAGTCCACCGACGAGGAGAAGCGTCGGGACGGCAACGGGCGCGGCAAGCGCGAGGTCGCGCGCCGGGCGCGCGTGGTCTTCCAGCACCGCGACAGCACGAGCATGCAGTACGAGGTGGAGTGCGGGGTCGAGTCCCTCACCTTTCGGATGGTCCCCACCGAGTCCACTGGCAGCGGCGAGTCGTGGCGCATCGAGGCGGCCTCGAAGGGCCAACCCGACCGCGTCGTCGCGGCGACGGCCAGGTCGCGGCGCGCCGCGTTCGACGAGGTCGAGCGGTCGTGGGGTGGGCCGACGCTCGACTGGCGCGCGATCGACGAGGCGCTCGCGAGCGTGAGGGCGATCTGA
- a CDS encoding VWA domain-containing protein, translated as MSRSAARRLLLRSAGASLVLVAFASCGARTGLFGPDVDVSIAVDASVDVSIAIDASIDVQVDATPDVSVPDVIEEPTGCVPGTFPFTPATSQIMFVLDRSRSMLYRLDQNVVAEPGVTSRWTALRDALDQTITPFSGEIAMGARFYPVLNASGEAPGACQQDPEGAAIAPALDNAENILRVFRDATPIGGTPTARAIELAARESSGRRSVARAILVATDGAPNCNQDLEPASCTCTAPVTPGNPCNASGPGDGSNCLDDAATVSIIREIAEERNTPVYVVGIGVTGGFASTLDAMAIAGGRPRNAVPRYYPAETPAELRAAFGVVRDSVAKCSYVTPSSPNDPDFITVNVAGFDVPRDPDHEGGWDWIDREFGQLQLFGAACAAATASNVAGTIICDRPDAASNDR; from the coding sequence GTGAGTCGCTCCGCTGCGCGCCGCTTGCTTCTTCGAAGCGCCGGCGCGTCGCTCGTCCTCGTCGCCTTCGCGAGCTGCGGCGCGCGGACGGGACTGTTCGGCCCCGACGTCGACGTGTCGATCGCGGTCGACGCGAGCGTCGACGTGTCGATCGCGATCGACGCGAGCATCGACGTGCAGGTCGACGCCACGCCCGACGTCTCGGTGCCGGACGTGATCGAGGAGCCCACCGGCTGCGTCCCGGGCACGTTCCCGTTCACGCCCGCGACCTCGCAGATCATGTTCGTGCTCGATCGATCGCGGTCGATGCTCTACCGCCTCGATCAGAACGTCGTCGCCGAGCCGGGCGTGACGTCGCGCTGGACCGCGCTCCGCGACGCGCTCGACCAGACCATCACCCCGTTCTCGGGAGAGATCGCGATGGGCGCGCGCTTCTATCCGGTGCTCAACGCGTCGGGCGAAGCTCCCGGCGCTTGCCAGCAAGACCCCGAGGGCGCGGCGATCGCGCCCGCGCTCGACAACGCCGAGAACATCCTGCGCGTGTTCCGCGACGCCACGCCGATCGGCGGCACGCCGACCGCGCGCGCGATCGAGCTCGCCGCGCGCGAGTCCTCCGGCCGCCGCTCCGTCGCGCGCGCGATCCTCGTCGCGACCGACGGCGCGCCGAACTGCAACCAGGACCTCGAGCCCGCGAGCTGCACGTGCACCGCGCCGGTCACCCCCGGCAACCCGTGCAACGCGTCGGGGCCGGGCGACGGCTCGAACTGCCTCGACGACGCCGCGACCGTCTCGATCATCCGCGAGATCGCAGAGGAGCGGAACACGCCGGTGTACGTCGTCGGCATCGGCGTCACCGGCGGCTTCGCGAGCACGCTCGACGCGATGGCGATCGCCGGCGGCCGCCCGCGCAACGCGGTCCCGCGCTACTACCCCGCCGAGACCCCGGCCGAGCTGCGCGCCGCGTTCGGCGTCGTGCGCGACAGCGTCGCGAAGTGCTCCTACGTCACGCCGTCGTCGCCCAACGATCCCGACTTCATCACCGTGAACGTCGCGGGCTTCGACGTGCCGCGCGATCCTGACCACGAGGGCGGTTGGGACTGGATCGATCGCGAGTTCGGTCAGCTCCAGCTCTTCGGCGCGGCGTGCGCCGCCGCCACCGCGTCGAACGTGGCGGGCACGATCATTTGCGACCGGCCGGACGCGGCGTCGAACGATCGTTGA
- a CDS encoding TerB family tellurite resistance protein: protein MTMVDVVSQAIDHLAGAFERHGYNPTPIIDLGVLVVSADGRVDEHEREVLLDLFQTLLETKLSPDLVDNLVSACLQVIEAAGAEARARLVAEILVDCDAVEPGILVALAVAYASEGLSKEERVVIERIADCARLPRERLEVLIAKVAAKASGDPTSVRSLLAATPVNDRSTPRPAGRK from the coding sequence ATGACGATGGTCGACGTCGTCTCGCAGGCGATCGACCACCTCGCCGGCGCGTTCGAGCGCCACGGCTACAACCCGACCCCGATCATCGACCTCGGCGTCCTCGTCGTCTCCGCCGACGGCCGCGTCGACGAGCACGAGCGCGAGGTCCTCCTCGACCTCTTCCAGACGCTGCTCGAGACGAAGCTGTCGCCCGACCTCGTCGACAACCTCGTCTCCGCCTGCCTCCAGGTGATCGAAGCGGCCGGCGCGGAGGCTCGCGCGCGCCTCGTCGCCGAGATCCTCGTCGACTGCGACGCGGTGGAGCCCGGCATCCTCGTCGCGCTCGCGGTCGCCTACGCGAGCGAAGGCCTGTCGAAGGAGGAGCGCGTCGTCATCGAGCGCATCGCTGACTGCGCGCGGCTCCCGCGCGAGCGCCTCGAGGTGCTCATCGCGAAGGTCGCGGCGAAGGCGAGCGGCGATCCGACGAGCGTGCGCTCGCTCCTCGCCGCGACGCCGGTCAACGATCGTTCGACGCCGCGTCCGGCCGGTCGCAAATGA
- a CDS encoding MoxR family ATPase: protein MASNPGAAQGPNREKIAHVGEQFRTVLQNVERVILGKSDVISRVLAAMCSGGHVLLLDVPGVGKTMLARSIAASIHCSFKRIQFTPDLLPLDITGNNVFNLRKKAFEFVPGPVFANLVLADEINRATPKTQSSLLEVMAEGQCTVDGTTHVLPQPFLVIATMNPLEHDGTFPLPAAQLDRFSIRISMGFPPPDAEMRMLDVHMGKDVAIHALQPVLGAEEFLGWQRLLPSIYVAEQVKQYAVNVVTAMRSDSACITPPSPRATLMWLRMAMAIAMLDGRDHVVPNDLQRCAVDVLAHRVVVSGQRSGGSYIDYMVRQVPAPR from the coding sequence ATGGCGTCCAACCCGGGCGCGGCGCAGGGACCGAACCGCGAGAAGATCGCGCACGTCGGAGAGCAGTTCCGGACCGTGCTCCAGAACGTCGAGCGCGTCATCCTCGGGAAGAGCGACGTCATCTCGCGCGTCCTCGCCGCGATGTGCTCGGGCGGTCACGTCCTCCTCCTCGACGTGCCCGGCGTCGGCAAGACGATGCTCGCGCGCTCGATCGCGGCGTCGATCCACTGCTCCTTCAAGCGGATCCAGTTCACGCCCGACCTCCTCCCGCTCGACATCACCGGCAACAACGTCTTCAACCTGCGGAAGAAGGCGTTCGAGTTCGTGCCGGGGCCGGTCTTCGCGAACCTCGTCCTCGCCGACGAGATCAACCGCGCGACGCCGAAGACGCAGTCGTCACTCCTCGAGGTCATGGCGGAGGGGCAGTGCACCGTCGACGGCACGACCCACGTGCTGCCGCAGCCGTTCCTCGTCATCGCGACGATGAACCCGCTCGAGCACGACGGCACGTTCCCGCTCCCGGCCGCGCAGCTCGATCGCTTCTCGATCCGAATCTCGATGGGCTTCCCGCCGCCGGACGCGGAGATGCGCATGCTCGACGTGCACATGGGCAAGGACGTCGCGATCCACGCGCTCCAGCCCGTGCTCGGCGCAGAGGAGTTCCTCGGCTGGCAGCGCCTCCTCCCGTCGATCTACGTCGCGGAGCAGGTGAAGCAATACGCGGTGAACGTCGTCACCGCGATGCGCTCCGACTCCGCCTGCATCACGCCGCCGTCGCCGCGCGCGACGCTGATGTGGCTCCGGATGGCGATGGCGATCGCGATGCTCGACGGGCGCGACCACGTCGTCCCGAACGACCTCCAGCGCTGCGCGGTCGACGTCCTCGCGCACCGCGTCGTCGTCTCCGGCCAGCGCAGCGGCGGCTCGTACATCGACTACATGGTCCGGCAGGTCCCCGCCCCGCGCTGA
- a CDS encoding DUF58 domain-containing protein: MEQEQQFSNVRAKRQMPTSPTSKEAVLLCWLFLGWAGAHRMVIGSYAVGAIYAIVSVFSCGIFGILGWIDGFFLLIGTPRDQHGLPVVWSWKRGKLFVDPLEENTYTPAESLVRIFGNVAVLFLMPYVIVSAGLTLFETSQVKETIGAFAGLASICLAPLLLIQLIGTWRKARAQIKLLQKANALTSRTRLDAWARSASILTARGFLLLLTGLGFLVLSLAYKWADLGVIAVLALVAFYLMTAVSSFLTSFVVGRFSNDLLERGAAVYRSYSPGVVRAGDIVKDRLEVKGVPVPPGFFLTLEGKLPPRLHTDVRHVIPPKSREDRLSLDVMLRRVPRGTYDAPAMRIAFTDLLGVTSSQVASLATARLRVLPAVRPAEVIPPPPSTTEEPDILSRPHRFPTEDLFRFREYVAGDDTRRIHWEMSLRAGRMIVKTPESKETSAKRVCVALDTWIPSEWLNHAAVIDDALDSLVEAWLAIGQRLNEQGEKVSLLLVCRSDAGQLGPEVIAASGSHAHALDAGARAEWQTSFPIEHVLDFGMQHQLAQQAGEARKQVAFDNAIVVSMRLAPPMPSRIARETTWVVYEPNDALGPPPRTVTELWVDYDDTGRKAGAKELMKRVFFLPYPVGAEENGIFQRVKTLQRRLEDRAHRVALRWRAVAVGNNAIGALLAGPDAVYRLDLVEGRHRLVGLKGSLRSSHHVDAHQGQRRSA; this comes from the coding sequence ATGGAGCAGGAGCAGCAGTTCTCGAACGTCCGCGCGAAGCGGCAGATGCCCACGTCGCCGACCTCGAAGGAGGCGGTGCTCCTGTGCTGGCTGTTCCTCGGCTGGGCGGGGGCGCACCGGATGGTGATCGGCAGCTACGCCGTCGGCGCGATCTACGCGATCGTCAGCGTCTTCTCGTGCGGCATCTTCGGGATCCTCGGCTGGATCGACGGGTTCTTCCTCCTCATCGGCACGCCGCGCGATCAGCACGGCCTGCCGGTGGTGTGGTCGTGGAAGCGCGGCAAGCTCTTCGTCGATCCGCTCGAGGAGAACACGTACACGCCGGCGGAGTCGCTGGTGCGCATCTTCGGCAACGTCGCGGTGCTCTTCCTGATGCCGTACGTCATCGTGAGCGCGGGCCTCACGCTCTTCGAGACGAGCCAGGTGAAGGAGACGATCGGCGCGTTCGCCGGCCTCGCGTCGATCTGCCTCGCGCCGCTCCTCCTCATCCAGCTCATCGGCACGTGGCGGAAGGCGCGCGCGCAGATCAAGCTGCTCCAGAAGGCCAACGCCCTCACCTCGCGGACGCGCCTCGACGCGTGGGCGCGCTCGGCGAGCATCCTCACCGCGCGCGGGTTCCTCCTCCTCCTCACCGGCCTCGGGTTCCTCGTCCTCTCCCTCGCTTACAAATGGGCCGACCTCGGCGTCATCGCGGTGCTCGCGCTCGTCGCGTTTTATTTGATGACGGCGGTGTCGTCGTTCCTCACCTCTTTCGTGGTGGGGCGCTTCTCGAACGATCTCCTCGAGCGGGGAGCGGCGGTCTATCGCTCGTATTCGCCGGGCGTCGTGCGCGCGGGCGATATCGTCAAGGACCGGCTCGAGGTGAAGGGCGTGCCGGTGCCGCCGGGGTTCTTCCTCACGCTCGAGGGCAAGCTGCCGCCGCGCCTCCACACCGACGTCCGCCACGTCATCCCGCCGAAGTCGCGCGAAGATCGGTTGTCGCTCGACGTCATGCTCCGCCGCGTCCCGCGCGGCACCTACGACGCCCCCGCGATGCGAATCGCGTTTACCGATTTGCTCGGCGTGACGAGCTCGCAGGTCGCCTCCCTCGCCACCGCGCGATTGCGGGTCTTGCCGGCGGTGCGGCCCGCGGAGGTCATCCCGCCGCCGCCGTCGACGACGGAGGAGCCCGACATCCTCTCCCGCCCGCACCGATTCCCGACCGAGGACCTCTTCCGTTTTCGCGAATACGTCGCCGGCGACGACACGCGCCGCATTCACTGGGAAATGAGCCTCCGCGCCGGGCGCATGATCGTCAAAACGCCGGAGAGCAAGGAGACCTCCGCAAAACGGGTTTGCGTGGCGCTCGATACCTGGATTCCGTCGGAGTGGCTCAACCACGCCGCCGTCATCGACGACGCGCTCGACTCGCTGGTCGAGGCCTGGCTCGCGATCGGGCAGCGCCTGAACGAGCAGGGCGAGAAGGTGTCGCTCCTCCTGGTCTGCCGCTCCGACGCGGGGCAGCTCGGGCCGGAGGTCATCGCCGCGAGCGGCAGCCACGCGCACGCCCTCGACGCGGGGGCGCGCGCGGAGTGGCAGACCAGCTTCCCGATCGAGCACGTGCTCGACTTCGGGATGCAGCATCAGCTCGCGCAGCAGGCGGGGGAGGCGCGGAAGCAGGTCGCCTTCGACAACGCGATCGTCGTCTCGATGCGCCTCGCGCCGCCGATGCCGTCGCGCATCGCGCGCGAGACGACGTGGGTCGTCTACGAGCCGAACGACGCGCTCGGACCGCCGCCGCGCACGGTGACGGAGCTCTGGGTCGACTACGACGACACCGGGCGCAAGGCCGGCGCGAAGGAGCTCATGAAGCGCGTCTTCTTCCTCCCGTACCCTGTCGGCGCAGAGGAGAACGGCATCTTCCAGCGCGTGAAGACGCTGCAGCGGCGGCTCGAGGATCGCGCCCACCGCGTCGCGCTCCGTTGGCGCGCGGTCGCGGTCGGCAACAACGCGATCGGCGCGCTCCTCGCCGGCCCCGACGCGGTCTATCGCCTCGATCTGGTCGAGGGGCGCCATCGCCTCGTCGGCCTCAAGGGCTCGCTCCGCTCGTCGCACCACGTCGACGCGCACCAGGGCCAGCGGAGGTCGGCATGA